In Candidatus Eisenbacteria bacterium, the following are encoded in one genomic region:
- the metG gene encoding methionine--tRNA ligase: MERYYLTTAIDYVNSRPHIGTAFEKIAADCVARTKRLRGADVFFSMGNDEHSQNVEKEARARGLDPLVYCGRMAEEFESIWSMLNLSYDRFVRTTEPAHALAVRELFRRIEEKGDVYRDVYRGLYCVSCENFLQEKDLVDGCCPVHGTEPDAIEEENFFFRLTRYRDPLLAHIEAYPEFILPEIRRNEIVNVLKGGLLDVSVSRSSRGWGIPLPADPSHVVYVWFDALINYLTAVGFPSDRETYERYWPADLHVIGKDITRFHCVIWPAMLLSAGVPLPRTVYAHGFISVEGKKLSKSLGNVIDPREMVERFGADTVRYYLLREVSFERDGDFSVGQLVGRHNADLANDLGNLLNRTAGMARKYLGDGVFPTPSAGEDDRVLRDEAAAAAERYAGAMDRFEFHNALAAVWDLIRRANRYIEESAPWKLAKEPESRARLETVLYNVAEALRITAVLVSPVMPAKAEELAAALGVPQSAGGMRFERDIPWRDEPGEGRSFRVERPLFPRIEVEGEAT, translated from the coding sequence ATGGAACGCTATTATCTCACCACGGCGATCGACTACGTAAACAGCCGGCCCCACATCGGGACGGCCTTCGAGAAAATCGCGGCGGACTGCGTGGCCCGCACCAAGCGGCTCCGCGGCGCGGACGTTTTCTTCTCCATGGGGAACGACGAGCACAGCCAGAACGTGGAGAAGGAGGCGCGCGCGCGCGGGCTCGACCCGTTGGTCTACTGCGGGCGGATGGCGGAGGAGTTCGAGTCGATCTGGTCGATGCTGAACCTCTCCTACGACCGCTTCGTCCGGACCACCGAGCCGGCCCACGCCCTGGCGGTTCGGGAACTCTTCCGGCGGATCGAGGAGAAGGGGGACGTCTACCGCGACGTCTACCGCGGCCTCTACTGCGTCAGCTGCGAGAACTTTTTACAGGAGAAGGATCTCGTCGACGGCTGCTGCCCCGTCCACGGAACCGAGCCGGACGCCATCGAGGAGGAGAACTTCTTCTTCCGCCTCACCCGATACCGGGACCCTCTCCTGGCGCACATCGAAGCCTATCCGGAGTTCATCCTCCCGGAGATCCGGCGGAACGAGATCGTGAACGTGCTGAAGGGGGGGCTGTTGGACGTCTCCGTCTCCCGGTCGAGCCGGGGATGGGGGATTCCGCTCCCCGCCGACCCGTCCCACGTGGTTTACGTCTGGTTCGACGCGCTGATCAATTACCTCACCGCCGTCGGCTTCCCCTCGGACCGGGAAACCTACGAGCGCTACTGGCCGGCGGACCTCCACGTGATCGGCAAGGACATCACGCGCTTCCACTGCGTCATCTGGCCCGCCATGCTCCTCTCCGCCGGCGTTCCCCTGCCGCGCACCGTGTACGCCCACGGCTTCATCTCCGTGGAGGGGAAGAAGCTCTCCAAGTCCCTCGGCAACGTGATCGATCCGAGGGAGATGGTGGAGCGTTTCGGCGCCGACACGGTCCGCTACTATCTGCTCCGCGAGGTGAGCTTCGAGCGGGACGGCGACTTTTCCGTCGGCCAGCTGGTGGGGCGGCACAACGCGGACCTGGCCAACGACCTCGGCAACCTGCTGAACCGGACCGCCGGCATGGCGCGGAAATACCTGGGCGACGGGGTGTTCCCCACGCCGAGCGCGGGCGAGGACGACCGTGTGTTGCGGGACGAGGCGGCCGCCGCGGCGGAGCGGTACGCCGGCGCGATGGACCGCTTCGAGTTCCACAACGCCCTCGCCGCCGTCTGGGATCTGATCCGGCGGGCGAACCGCTACATCGAGGAGTCCGCTCCCTGGAAACTCGCCAAGGAACCGGAGAGCCGGGCCCGTCTGGAGACGGTGCTCTACAACGTCGCCGAGGCGCTCCGGATCACCGCGGTGCTCGTCTCGCCGGTGATGCCGGCGAAGGCGGAGGAGTTGGCGGCGGCGCTCGGCGTTCCCCAAAGCGCCGGCGGCATGCGTTTCGAACGGGATATCCCCTGGCGGGACGAGCCGGGCGAGGGGCGCTCCTTCCGCGTGGAGAGGCCGCTCTTCCCCCGGATCGAGGTGGAGGGGGAGGCCACTTGA
- a CDS encoding stage 0 sporulation family protein yields MTCDYMEIRFKRGRQQWYANPEGVAVEVGDLVVVRADRGEDMGRVVHRAETPILPPGEEESLFEVVRPVDARDEEARMRNRTREEEAREICVTRIEARKLEMKLVDVEMQFDGNKITFYFTAEKRIDFRELVKDLASTFKTRIELRQIGVRDEAKRLDGCGPCGRRLCCSGFLRGFSPVTLRMARDQHLALAPNKISGVCGRLMCCLAYEREEYLRALSEFPKVGTRVRTEDMEGKALKADIFTRTVTVRTSEDKEVRVPLEAIREELRHDRWIPRKTGPR; encoded by the coding sequence ATGACCTGCGATTACATGGAAATCCGGTTCAAAAGGGGCCGGCAACAGTGGTACGCCAACCCCGAGGGGGTCGCCGTCGAGGTGGGCGACCTGGTCGTGGTCCGCGCCGATCGGGGGGAGGACATGGGCCGGGTGGTGCACCGCGCCGAGACGCCGATCCTTCCGCCCGGCGAGGAGGAGAGCCTCTTCGAGGTGGTTCGTCCCGTCGACGCGAGGGACGAAGAGGCACGCATGCGGAACCGCACGCGCGAAGAAGAGGCGCGGGAGATCTGCGTCACGCGGATCGAGGCGCGCAAGCTGGAGATGAAACTGGTCGACGTGGAGATGCAGTTCGACGGGAACAAGATCACCTTCTACTTCACCGCCGAGAAGCGGATCGACTTTCGCGAGCTGGTGAAGGATCTGGCGTCGACCTTCAAGACGCGAATCGAGCTCAGGCAGATCGGCGTGCGGGACGAGGCGAAGCGGTTGGACGGCTGCGGGCCCTGCGGCCGGAGGCTCTGCTGCTCCGGTTTCCTGCGCGGCTTCAGCCCGGTGACGCTCCGCATGGCTCGGGATCAGCACCTCGCCCTCGCGCCGAACAAGATCTCCGGCGTTTGCGGGCGGCTCATGTGCTGTCTCGCCTACGAGAGAGAAGAGTATCTGCGGGCTCTCTCCGAGTTCCCCAAGGTGGGCACGCGGGTCCGCACCGAGGACATGGAGGGGAAGGCGCTCAAGGCGGACATCTTCACCCGGACCGTGACCGTTCGCACCTCCGAGGACAAGGAGGTGCGGGTTCCCCTCGAGGCGATCCGAGAGGAGCTGCGGCACGATCGCTGGATCCCCCGGAAGACCGGGCCGCGCTAG
- a CDS encoding peptidoglycan DD-metalloendopeptidase family protein, translating into MKARRIARFLPWAAAFLLAAGVPALLAASEEEEMEKLRRRIRETRSEVEQLAGKESGILTNLMKLDEDLALTNRLLSGLEQRRRNIESGLEELTEDAREAEEELGRRRSLLRDRLRALYQYGGYHEFEILFSSRSVTELVGRFENMVRIVSRDDNLYRAVLDDRERVRRARDELAERDREIRSIEAERARERRALLQSQAGRRKLLQDVRGEKESHERLIAEMEEASRELERIIASRVRDAEEIGGPSLFDGGAARLPWPVGGSVVRGFGSRRHPEFGTVVRNNGIDIDASGGAEIRSVAPGKVEYVSTLPGYGNCIIVRHSGGYYTLYAHASEVLVAAGARVAQGDVLATVGGSGSATGGSFHFEIRKGTEPLDPLRFLREIR; encoded by the coding sequence ATGAAGGCGCGGCGGATCGCCCGTTTTCTCCCTTGGGCGGCGGCGTTTCTTCTCGCCGCGGGCGTGCCGGCTCTCCTCGCCGCCTCGGAGGAGGAGGAGATGGAGAAACTCCGGCGGCGGATCCGGGAGACCCGCTCCGAAGTGGAGCAGCTCGCGGGCAAGGAGAGCGGTATTCTGACGAATCTGATGAAGCTCGACGAGGACCTCGCCCTCACCAACCGCCTTCTCTCCGGCCTCGAACAGCGGCGGCGGAACATCGAGTCCGGCCTGGAAGAATTGACAGAGGACGCGCGGGAGGCGGAAGAGGAACTCGGGCGGCGGCGCTCCCTTCTCCGTGATAGGCTGCGGGCGCTCTACCAGTACGGCGGTTATCACGAGTTCGAGATCCTCTTCAGCTCCCGTTCCGTGACGGAGCTGGTGGGGCGCTTCGAGAACATGGTCCGGATCGTGAGCCGCGACGACAATCTCTACCGCGCCGTTCTGGACGACCGGGAGCGGGTCCGCCGCGCCCGGGACGAGCTGGCGGAGCGGGACCGGGAGATCCGGTCCATCGAGGCGGAACGGGCGCGGGAGAGGCGCGCGCTTTTGCAGAGCCAGGCGGGCCGGCGAAAGCTGTTGCAGGACGTTCGGGGGGAGAAGGAGAGCCACGAGCGGCTGATCGCCGAGATGGAGGAAGCCTCCCGGGAGTTGGAGAGGATCATCGCCTCCCGGGTGCGCGACGCCGAGGAGATCGGCGGCCCCTCGCTCTTCGACGGCGGGGCGGCCCGTCTCCCCTGGCCGGTGGGTGGATCGGTGGTGCGCGGCTTCGGGAGCCGCCGCCATCCCGAGTTCGGCACGGTGGTGCGGAACAACGGGATCGACATCGACGCTTCCGGCGGGGCGGAGATCCGGTCGGTCGCGCCGGGGAAAGTGGAGTACGTAAGTACCCTTCCCGGCTATGGAAACTGTATTATTGTGCGGCACAGCGGAGGGTACTACACCCTCTACGCGCACGCGTCGGAGGTGTTGGTCGCGGCGGGGGCGCGCGTCGCCCAGGGAGACGTTCTCGCCACCGTCGGCGGGAGCGGCTCGGCGACCGGCGGCTCTTTTCATTTCGAGATCCGGAAGGGGACCGAACCGTTGGACCCCTTGCGCTTTCTGAGGGAAATCCGATGA
- a CDS encoding ABC transporter permease: MTLTQIEHVFRELLYGLRRNLRSHLAPVTLMASALFVFGLFVIGTVNLRETIRIAQERVGIAIYLRDDADEADRAELEEVLSRLGGVRAVRYRTKEEALESFRATLGSRAYLLEGVEGNPLPASFELDLYDDWKFADRMGAMAEEIRRMPGVDVVVWGESWVESLERWIYFFVAMDLFLGAALGVSTLLVVGNTMKLAIEGRRDAIQVLRLVGARPWQIRLPFLMEGALLGLLAAAIALFLLDRSWRFAVERLSGVLFLGGGGAAAFLLFGAVLGGCGSLLSLHRYLRVKR; the protein is encoded by the coding sequence GTGACGCTCACGCAGATCGAGCACGTGTTCCGCGAGCTGCTCTACGGGCTCCGTCGGAACCTCCGAAGCCACCTGGCGCCGGTGACCCTGATGGCGTCGGCGCTCTTCGTCTTCGGCCTCTTCGTGATCGGCACCGTCAACCTCCGCGAGACGATCCGGATCGCTCAGGAGCGAGTGGGGATCGCCATCTATCTCCGCGACGACGCGGACGAGGCGGACCGGGCGGAGCTGGAGGAGGTGCTCTCCAGACTCGGCGGCGTGCGGGCCGTTCGCTACCGCACCAAGGAGGAGGCGCTCGAGTCGTTCCGGGCGACCCTCGGCAGCCGGGCGTATCTGCTCGAGGGAGTGGAGGGGAATCCGCTCCCCGCCTCTTTCGAGCTGGATCTGTACGACGATTGGAAGTTCGCCGACCGGATGGGCGCCATGGCGGAGGAGATCCGTCGAATGCCCGGCGTGGACGTGGTGGTTTGGGGGGAGAGCTGGGTGGAATCGCTGGAGCGCTGGATCTACTTCTTCGTCGCCATGGACCTCTTTCTCGGCGCGGCGCTCGGCGTCTCCACTCTGCTCGTCGTCGGAAACACGATGAAGCTCGCCATCGAGGGAAGGCGCGACGCGATCCAGGTGCTCCGCCTCGTCGGCGCGCGGCCCTGGCAGATCCGGCTCCCCTTCCTGATGGAAGGAGCGCTTCTCGGCCTGCTCGCCGCGGCGATCGCCCTCTTCCTGCTCGACAGGAGCTGGCGCTTCGCCGTGGAGCGGCTCTCGGGCGTCCTCTTTCTCGGCGGCGGCGGCGCGGCGGCGTTTCTCCTGTTCGGCGCCGTGCTCGGCGGTTGCGGGAGCCTGCTCTCCCTCCACCGCTATCTGCGGGTGAAGCGATGA
- a CDS encoding ATP-binding cassette domain-containing protein produces MVSLINASKSYAAGAAVRDVTFRIERGEFVFLIGPSGAGKTTLLKLIHHQIFPSAGTVAVGRFRSDAIRRSEIPELRRHIGFVYQDFRLIGDRSVFENVALVLRVTGAPRRAIQRRVQETLGQVGLMGRMGDRADELSGGEMQRVAIARALVNQPFLLLADEPTGNLDPETAAGIYDLLERVNIGGAAVLVATHDQGRARASGHRIIRLEKGRLAPEPSPPPLRRFPSDPAAPPRTPLEG; encoded by the coding sequence GTGGTATCCCTCATCAACGCATCGAAATCCTACGCGGCCGGCGCGGCGGTCCGCGACGTCACCTTTCGGATCGAACGGGGGGAGTTCGTCTTCCTGATCGGTCCGAGCGGCGCGGGGAAAACGACGCTGCTCAAGCTGATCCACCACCAGATCTTTCCGTCCGCGGGGACGGTGGCGGTGGGCCGCTTTCGCAGCGACGCCATCCGCCGGTCCGAGATCCCCGAACTGCGCCGTCACATCGGTTTCGTCTACCAGGATTTTCGCCTGATCGGCGACCGCAGCGTTTTCGAGAACGTCGCCCTCGTCCTTCGCGTGACCGGCGCCCCCCGCCGCGCGATCCAGAGGCGGGTGCAGGAGACGCTCGGACAGGTCGGGCTGATGGGCCGCATGGGGGACCGGGCGGACGAGCTTTCGGGCGGGGAGATGCAGAGGGTGGCCATCGCCCGGGCGCTGGTGAACCAGCCCTTCCTGCTCCTCGCCGACGAGCCGACGGGGAACCTGGACCCGGAGACGGCCGCCGGCATCTATGATCTTCTGGAACGTGTGAACATCGGCGGCGCGGCGGTGCTTGTGGCGACCCACGACCAGGGCCGCGCCCGGGCGAGCGGACACCGGATCATCCGGCTCGAAAAGGGGAGGCTCGCGCCGGAGCCCTCGCCGCCGCCGCTCCGGCGGTTCCCCTCCGATCCCGCCGCCCCGCCGCGCACCCCGTTGGAGGGCTGA
- a CDS encoding peptidylprolyl isomerase: protein MNNRAAVSVALALFLAAAAGPVLSQEVDRIVAVVGETPVLASELREELAVYAAEPSLKRLPPDELRRMALNKLVEDRLFLAHAEDQGIRPSEEEVEEALEGSLDRMRSQFPTEEDFLAALASENLTLGELRRRYREEVEKSLTVRMAVDREVRWKTEATDAEVRRFYDDHLADLPDLPERYGIAQIFLKPNADSSAEGGIIAALEELRGRVLAGESFPDLAVAHSEGPSAPNGGDLGWFGRGDMDPAFEEATFAIAEPGGMSGVIRSRFGFHLIQLVARDGERVRARHILKIVPAGEGGWDEARGRAAAIMDSLRGGADFGGLAMRHSDDRETAARRGDVGVFAFSDVTGEMRRVLSELKPGEYSEPLETEDGVHIFLLKNRYEAGKPGFGEVERELRQAARAEKQQKAYDRFVENLKKSYYVEIKDGTEDAAAGAEAPPASRD from the coding sequence ATGAACAACCGAGCCGCCGTGTCCGTCGCCCTGGCGCTCTTTCTCGCGGCGGCCGCAGGTCCGGTCCTCTCCCAGGAGGTGGACCGGATCGTGGCCGTTGTCGGGGAGACGCCGGTGCTGGCGAGCGAGCTGAGGGAGGAACTGGCCGTTTACGCGGCGGAGCCCTCCCTGAAACGGCTCCCGCCGGACGAACTCAGACGCATGGCTCTGAATAAACTGGTGGAGGACCGTCTCTTTCTGGCCCATGCCGAGGACCAGGGAATCCGCCCCTCCGAAGAGGAGGTGGAGGAAGCTCTGGAGGGGAGCCTGGACCGCATGCGCTCCCAGTTCCCGACGGAGGAGGACTTCCTCGCCGCGCTCGCTTCGGAGAATCTCACCCTCGGCGAACTCCGGCGCCGGTACAGGGAAGAGGTGGAGAAATCACTCACCGTGCGCATGGCGGTGGACCGCGAGGTTCGCTGGAAAACGGAAGCGACCGACGCGGAGGTGCGCCGTTTCTACGACGACCACCTGGCGGATCTGCCCGATCTGCCGGAGCGTTACGGGATCGCGCAGATCTTCCTGAAACCGAACGCGGACAGCTCGGCCGAGGGGGGCATCATCGCCGCCCTCGAGGAGCTGCGCGGGCGCGTGCTCGCCGGCGAGTCCTTCCCCGACCTGGCGGTGGCGCACTCCGAGGGTCCCTCCGCGCCGAACGGCGGCGACCTCGGCTGGTTCGGCCGGGGGGACATGGACCCCGCCTTCGAGGAGGCGACTTTCGCCATCGCCGAACCGGGGGGGATGAGCGGCGTGATCCGCTCCCGCTTCGGCTTCCACCTGATCCAGCTCGTCGCCCGGGACGGGGAACGGGTCCGCGCGCGGCACATCCTGAAGATCGTTCCCGCCGGCGAGGGTGGATGGGACGAGGCGCGCGGGCGCGCCGCCGCGATCATGGACTCGCTCCGGGGGGGCGCCGATTTCGGCGGTCTGGCGATGCGACACTCCGATGACCGCGAGACGGCGGCCCGGCGCGGCGACGTCGGCGTTTTCGCCTTCAGCGACGTGACCGGCGAGATGCGGCGCGTGCTCTCGGAACTGAAGCCGGGGGAGTACAGCGAGCCGTTGGAGACGGAGGACGGCGTGCATATTTTCCTCCTCAAGAATCGATACGAAGCCGGGAAGCCGGGCTTCGGGGAGGTGGAGAGGGAACTCCGCCAGGCCGCCCGCGCGGAAAAACAACAGAAAGCCTATGATCGCTTCGTGGAAAATCTGAAGAAGAGTTACTACGTGGAGATCAAGGACGGGACCGAGGACGCCGCGGCGGGGGCGGAAGCGCCCCCCGCATCGCGGGATTGA
- a CDS encoding peptidylprolyl isomerase produces MSRGTMYGIIGLAVIAALLVFSCGGPKDPVVAKVGDHGITLGDFNIAYKAITIFNRPPLVTYEDAEAFLQTLINKEILVTEAKSRGLDRDPLLQKARENWLMEQCIRTLFKEVAEADMQITLAEVEDYYRRARSQVRARQILVGTLPAAEEIRRKLEKGEDFAVLARANSIDEASRALGGELGVVDHGQLDPPLERAVFSLNPGEISEPVRTALGFHILQVQEKIEPSMDDFEEQRHACAAELRSRRRNENWSTYLAEVESRLDIRFNDENVHAFNDALPPRENAQSSDWYQKMDDAFRARVLAEYAGGTWTVGEFLGQYGPDVGGLPFRSEDADMIYRVSEAAIVNKWNYDEAKRRGLDRLDETIRAVDRKEQERLLELLHDDLVKDAVVPDEKVRELYEEQKAALIMPDRAHLMIINTPDVEMAKEARDKLRRGVPFEEVSKEYNEGALRELGGDMGMRLRSNIAPELIPYAFGRLRPGQVSDVVPHRQGYFVAKLVALEREHPMTYEESEPELRGMLLAATQDSVFAEWILAKREEVGVEIFPESLNLIVEEAETEEP; encoded by the coding sequence ATGTCCCGCGGAACGATGTACGGGATCATCGGTCTGGCCGTGATCGCGGCGCTGCTCGTTTTCTCCTGCGGCGGGCCGAAAGACCCGGTCGTGGCGAAGGTGGGGGATCACGGAATCACCCTCGGCGATTTCAACATCGCCTACAAGGCGATCACCATCTTCAACCGGCCCCCCTTGGTGACCTACGAGGACGCCGAGGCGTTTCTGCAAACGCTGATCAACAAGGAGATCCTGGTCACGGAGGCGAAGAGTCGCGGACTGGACCGGGATCCGCTTCTGCAAAAGGCGCGCGAGAACTGGTTGATGGAGCAGTGCATCCGCACCCTGTTCAAGGAAGTCGCCGAGGCGGACATGCAGATCACGCTGGCGGAAGTGGAGGACTACTACCGCCGCGCGCGCTCGCAGGTGCGGGCGCGGCAGATCCTGGTGGGGACTCTCCCCGCCGCCGAGGAGATCCGCCGCAAGCTCGAAAAGGGCGAAGACTTCGCCGTCCTCGCGCGGGCGAATTCGATCGACGAGGCGAGCCGCGCCCTCGGTGGAGAACTGGGGGTCGTCGACCACGGCCAGCTCGATCCGCCCTTGGAGCGGGCTGTTTTCAGCCTGAACCCGGGCGAGATCTCCGAACCGGTTCGAACCGCGCTGGGCTTCCACATCCTTCAGGTACAAGAAAAAATCGAGCCGAGCATGGATGATTTCGAGGAACAGCGGCACGCCTGCGCGGCGGAGCTGCGCTCCCGCCGGCGGAACGAGAACTGGAGCACCTACCTCGCCGAGGTCGAGTCCCGCCTGGACATTCGGTTCAACGACGAGAACGTGCACGCCTTCAACGACGCGCTTCCGCCACGGGAGAATGCCCAGTCGAGCGATTGGTATCAGAAGATGGACGACGCCTTCCGGGCTCGGGTTCTCGCGGAGTACGCCGGGGGGACGTGGACCGTCGGTGAGTTCCTCGGCCAGTACGGCCCGGACGTCGGCGGTCTCCCTTTCCGGTCGGAGGACGCGGACATGATTTACAGGGTGTCCGAGGCGGCGATCGTCAACAAGTGGAACTACGACGAGGCGAAGCGGCGCGGCCTGGACCGATTGGACGAAACGATCCGCGCCGTGGACCGCAAGGAGCAGGAGCGTCTTCTCGAATTGCTGCACGACGATCTGGTGAAGGACGCCGTCGTGCCGGACGAGAAGGTGCGTGAGCTTTACGAGGAGCAGAAGGCGGCGCTGATCATGCCCGACCGCGCTCACCTGATGATCATCAACACCCCCGATGTAGAGATGGCCAAGGAAGCTCGCGACAAACTTCGTCGCGGCGTCCCCTTCGAGGAGGTCTCCAAGGAGTATAACGAAGGCGCCCTCCGTGAGCTGGGCGGGGACATGGGGATGCGTCTCCGATCGAACATCGCTCCGGAACTCATTCCTTACGCCTTCGGCCGGCTCCGCCCCGGTCAGGTGAGCGACGTGGTCCCGCACCGGCAGGGCTACTTCGTGGCGAAGCTCGTCGCGTTGGAACGGGAGCACCCCATGACCTATGAAGAATCGGAGCCGGAACTCCGCGGCATGCTGCTCGCCGCCACGCAGGACTCCGTTTTCGCCGAGTGGATCCTGGCGAAGCGGGAGGAGGTTGGCGTGGAAATCTTCCCCGAGTCTCTCAACTTGATCGTCGAGGAGGCGGAAACCGAGGAGCCCTAG